A single region of the Aeromonas hydrophila subsp. hydrophila ATCC 7966 genome encodes:
- a CDS encoding sugar O-acetyltransferase, with amino-acid sequence MASDWDKVLAGGALDSQSEEIANDRIRGQALLAQLNASPAGDEALRQRLCGELFGHCPDSCWISTPFTCEFGRNIHIGEKTFFNFNITILDVGEVHIGSHVLLAPNVQIYTATHTMDYLERRNWTAYNKPVRIGDDCWIGGGAIICPGVTIGPRSIIGAGAVITRDIPADSVAVGNPARVIRSLSPDAPRGWELAL; translated from the coding sequence ATGGCAAGCGATTGGGACAAGGTACTGGCGGGCGGCGCCCTGGACAGCCAGAGCGAGGAGATAGCGAACGACCGGATCCGTGGTCAGGCGCTGCTGGCACAACTCAACGCCTCCCCGGCCGGTGACGAAGCCCTGCGCCAGCGCCTGTGCGGCGAGCTGTTCGGCCACTGCCCCGACTCCTGCTGGATCAGCACTCCCTTCACCTGCGAATTCGGCCGCAACATCCACATCGGCGAAAAGACCTTCTTCAACTTCAACATCACCATTCTCGACGTGGGCGAGGTGCACATCGGCAGCCATGTGCTGCTGGCCCCCAACGTGCAGATCTACACCGCCACCCACACCATGGACTATCTGGAGCGACGCAACTGGACCGCCTACAACAAGCCGGTGCGGATCGGCGATGACTGCTGGATTGGCGGCGGCGCCATCATCTGCCCCGGCGTCACCATAGGGCCGCGCTCCATCATAGGTGCCGGCGCCGTGATCACCCGCGACATTCCGGCCGACTCGGTGGCGGTGGGCAACCCGGCGCGCGTGATCCGCAGCCTGAGCCCGGACGCCCCCCGTGGCTGGGAGCTGGCCCTGTGA
- the argH gene encoding argininosuccinate lyase codes for MALWGGRFSQGADSRFKQFNDSLRFDYRLAEQDIQGSMAWAKALVKVGVLTADEQGKLQQAMEVLLASVQQDPQQILISDAEDIHSWVESALIAAVGDLGKKLHTGRSRNDQVATDLKLWCKAQGELLLGSITALQQGLVASARANQAAVLPGYTHLQRAQPVTYAHWALAYVEMLERDYSRLQDALKRLDTSPLGCGALAGTAYAIDREALALDMGFAGATRNSLDSVSDRDHVVELMHVASLSMTHLSRFAEDLIFYNTGEAGFVELSDAVTSGSSLMPQKKNPDALELIRGKTGRVVGAQMGMLMSLKALPLAYNKDMQEDKEGLFDALDTWHDCLDMAALVLIDLKVNGERTMAAAQGGYANATELADYLVAKGIPFREAHHIVGETVVYAIQVKKPLEELTIGEFQRFSPVIEFDVYPNLELEATLAKRVAKGGVAREQVEAALIAAETWLAKRAG; via the coding sequence ATGGCACTTTGGGGTGGACGCTTCAGTCAGGGAGCCGATAGCCGGTTCAAGCAGTTCAACGATTCGCTGCGGTTCGATTACCGGCTGGCGGAGCAGGATATTCAAGGCTCCATGGCCTGGGCCAAAGCGCTGGTCAAGGTGGGCGTGTTGACCGCCGATGAGCAGGGCAAGTTGCAGCAGGCGATGGAAGTGCTGCTCGCTTCGGTGCAGCAGGATCCTCAGCAGATCCTGATCTCGGATGCGGAAGACATTCACTCCTGGGTTGAGAGTGCGCTTATCGCCGCCGTCGGCGATCTCGGCAAGAAGCTGCACACCGGCCGCTCGCGCAACGATCAGGTCGCCACCGACCTGAAACTCTGGTGCAAGGCGCAGGGCGAGCTGCTGCTCGGCTCCATCACCGCCCTGCAACAGGGGCTGGTGGCCTCTGCCCGTGCCAATCAGGCTGCCGTGCTGCCGGGTTACACCCACCTGCAGCGGGCCCAGCCGGTCACCTACGCCCACTGGGCGCTGGCCTATGTGGAGATGCTGGAGCGGGATTACTCCCGGCTGCAGGATGCCCTCAAGCGCCTCGACACCAGCCCGCTCGGCTGCGGCGCGCTGGCGGGTACCGCCTACGCCATCGACCGCGAAGCCCTGGCGCTCGATATGGGTTTTGCCGGCGCCACCCGCAACAGCCTGGATTCGGTCTCCGATCGGGATCACGTGGTGGAGCTGATGCACGTCGCGTCCCTCTCCATGACCCACCTGTCGCGCTTTGCCGAAGACCTCATCTTCTACAACACAGGTGAAGCCGGTTTTGTGGAGCTCTCCGATGCGGTCACTTCCGGCTCGTCGCTGATGCCGCAGAAGAAGAACCCGGATGCGCTGGAGCTGATCCGTGGCAAGACCGGCCGGGTGGTCGGCGCCCAGATGGGCATGCTGATGAGCCTCAAGGCGCTGCCGCTGGCCTACAACAAGGACATGCAGGAAGACAAAGAGGGGCTGTTCGATGCCCTCGACACCTGGCACGACTGCCTCGATATGGCGGCGCTGGTGCTGATCGATCTGAAGGTCAATGGCGAGCGCACCATGGCGGCGGCCCAGGGCGGCTACGCCAACGCCACCGAGCTGGCGGATTATCTGGTGGCCAAGGGCATTCCGTTCCGCGAGGCGCACCATATCGTCGGCGAGACCGTGGTCTACGCGATCCAGGTGAAGAAGCCGCTGGAGGAGCTGACCATCGGCGAGTTCCAGCGTTTCAGCCCGGTGATCGAGTTCGACGTCTACCCCAATCTGGAACTGGAAGCGACCTTGGCCAAGCGGGTCGCCAAAGGCGGTGTCGCCCGGGAGCAGGTTGAGGCAGCCCTCATTGCCGCCGAAACCTGGCTGGCCAAACGAGCTGGTTAA
- a CDS encoding MgtC/SapB family protein, with product MWINAEPVNGALVSLAIGLIIGLERGWQVRQLGDNQRIAGMRTYGLIGLLGGVCALLLPTLGPWLPLLGLLAVVTGCGLSVWLAQRWQGEFGLTSSVAMLLTYLLGLMSVLLSPSEAVACAVLAALLMGLKGKIQQGMLFLSETEFHATLRFLLISLVLLPVLPNEEMGPLDAFNPFKIWLMVVVIAGISFCGHFAVRLLGTRAGLVLTSILAGLASSTALTLQFARLNKEQGGLERLLATGILLAGATMWLRLLVLVLLIHSELAMRLAAPLLLLAATVYGFAFWFWRQREELTDGPVQPQTSNPLDLATAIKFGLLLALIGFMATLLQSKVGNSGVYLLSLVSGITDVDAITLSLSQLSHKELALEVAARGILLAGLVNSLVKGLLALGIGGRRLGLRVLLPYFVSALLILPLIWPGT from the coding sequence ATGTGGATCAATGCAGAACCCGTCAATGGCGCCCTGGTGTCGCTGGCCATCGGCCTCATCATCGGACTGGAGCGGGGCTGGCAGGTGCGCCAGCTGGGGGACAACCAGCGCATCGCCGGGATGCGCACCTACGGCCTCATCGGCCTGCTCGGCGGGGTCTGCGCCCTGCTGCTGCCCACCCTGGGCCCCTGGCTGCCGCTGCTCGGTCTGCTGGCGGTGGTGACGGGCTGCGGCCTCTCGGTCTGGCTGGCCCAGCGCTGGCAGGGGGAATTCGGCCTCACCAGCTCGGTGGCCATGCTGCTCACCTATCTGCTGGGGCTGATGTCGGTGCTGTTGAGCCCGAGCGAGGCGGTGGCCTGCGCCGTGCTGGCGGCCCTCTTGATGGGGCTCAAGGGCAAGATCCAGCAGGGGATGCTGTTTCTGAGCGAGACCGAATTTCACGCCACCCTGCGCTTTCTGCTCATCTCGCTGGTGCTGCTGCCGGTGCTGCCCAACGAGGAGATGGGGCCACTCGATGCCTTCAATCCCTTCAAGATCTGGCTGATGGTGGTAGTGATCGCCGGCATCTCGTTCTGCGGCCACTTCGCGGTACGCCTGCTCGGCACCCGCGCCGGGCTGGTGCTCACCAGCATACTGGCGGGGCTCGCCTCCTCCACCGCCCTCACCCTGCAGTTCGCCCGCCTCAACAAGGAGCAGGGCGGGCTGGAGCGGCTGCTGGCCACCGGCATCCTGCTGGCGGGAGCCACCATGTGGCTGCGGCTGCTGGTGCTGGTGCTGCTCATTCACAGCGAGCTGGCGATGCGTCTGGCGGCGCCCCTGCTGCTGCTGGCAGCCACCGTCTACGGCTTTGCCTTCTGGTTCTGGCGCCAGCGCGAGGAGCTGACCGACGGCCCGGTGCAGCCCCAGACCAGCAACCCGCTCGATCTCGCCACCGCCATCAAATTCGGCCTGCTGCTGGCGCTGATCGGCTTCATGGCCACCCTGCTGCAGAGCAAGGTGGGCAACTCCGGGGTCTACCTGCTGTCGCTGGTCTCCGGCATCACCGACGTGGACGCCATCACCTTGTCGCTCTCCCAGCTCTCCCACAAGGAGTTGGCGCTGGAGGTGGCGGCCCGCGGCATCCTGCTGGCCGGGCTGGTCAACTCGCTGGTGAAGGGGCTGCTGGCCCTGGGGATCGGCGGTCGCCGGCTGGGGCTGCGGGTGCTGCTGCCCTACTTCGTCTCGGCCCTGCTGATCCTGCCGCTGATCTGGCCCGGCACCTGA
- a CDS encoding ImmA/IrrE family metallo-endopeptidase, which produces MTFAIDNRKNIISLADAKGISSAAELLYAIYGDVNYLELPIDIKDIARKIEKVNLLSDFDLNDLFVSGFLKIKKDESGLVDKIDIWVNPTEVLTRQRFTLAHEVGHLFNDIIPNIDNLEEDMIVDVAFNRGALKSHKETKADRFAAQLLMPPQLISRELSNLVTILKEKKEKVSVDYLIKILSKKFLVSEKSMKIRLESLGYIKANDNDRD; this is translated from the coding sequence ATGACATTTGCCATCGATAATAGGAAAAATATTATCTCGTTGGCTGATGCAAAAGGAATCAGCTCAGCAGCTGAGCTTTTGTATGCCATATATGGAGATGTCAATTACTTAGAACTCCCTATTGATATTAAGGATATTGCCAGGAAAATTGAAAAAGTTAATTTGCTATCTGATTTTGACTTGAATGATTTATTTGTTTCTGGCTTTTTGAAAATAAAAAAAGATGAAAGCGGATTAGTAGATAAGATAGACATCTGGGTTAATCCAACTGAGGTTTTAACTAGGCAGCGGTTTACTTTGGCTCATGAAGTTGGTCATCTGTTTAATGACATAATTCCTAATATTGATAATTTAGAGGAAGATATGATTGTTGACGTTGCATTCAATCGTGGGGCTTTGAAAAGTCATAAGGAAACTAAAGCTGACCGTTTTGCTGCACAGTTATTAATGCCACCTCAATTAATTAGTAGGGAGCTAAGTAATTTAGTTACTATACTGAAAGAAAAAAAAGAGAAGGTCTCCGTTGATTATCTCATAAAAATCTTATCAAAAAAATTTTTGGTTTCTGAAAAATCGATGAAAATAAGATTGGAAAGCTTGGGTTATATAAAAGCAAATGATAACGATAGAGATTAA
- a CDS encoding sulfate ABC transporter substrate-binding protein: MKLRMTALTLLSLLALGQANAAEIRLLNVSYDPTRELFQEFNGAFAKEWKAKTGDDVVVSQSHGGSGKQARAVVDGLEADVVSLALAYDVDAVAKQGLTAADWQSRLANNAAPYTSTIVFLVRKDNPKQIKDWDDLVRKDVAIVTPNPKTSGGARWNYLAAWGYALKKSGSEEGAKQFVGDLYKNVKVLDSGARGATTSFIERGLGDVLLAWENEALLVLGQPGNSDKFELVVPSVSILAEPPVAVVDKVAKKHGTEAVAKAYLDYLYSDEGQRIIAKYHYRPSNPAILKETAAQFPQLALFTVKDLEGDWDKAQKKHFAQGALFDQIYQPGR; the protein is encoded by the coding sequence ATGAAACTGCGAATGACCGCCCTGACCCTGCTCTCCCTGCTGGCCCTCGGTCAGGCCAATGCCGCCGAGATCCGTTTGCTCAACGTCTCCTACGATCCGACCCGCGAACTGTTCCAGGAGTTCAACGGCGCCTTCGCCAAGGAGTGGAAGGCGAAGACCGGCGACGACGTGGTGGTCAGCCAGTCCCATGGTGGCTCCGGCAAGCAGGCGCGCGCCGTGGTGGACGGGCTGGAGGCGGACGTGGTGTCGCTGGCGCTGGCCTATGACGTCGATGCAGTGGCCAAGCAGGGGCTGACCGCCGCCGACTGGCAGAGCCGGCTGGCCAACAATGCGGCGCCCTACACCTCCACCATCGTGTTCCTGGTGCGCAAGGACAATCCCAAGCAGATCAAGGACTGGGATGATCTGGTGCGCAAGGACGTGGCCATCGTCACCCCCAACCCCAAGACCTCCGGTGGGGCGCGCTGGAACTACCTGGCGGCCTGGGGCTATGCCCTGAAGAAGAGCGGCAGCGAGGAGGGGGCCAAGCAGTTCGTCGGCGATCTCTACAAGAACGTGAAGGTGCTGGACTCCGGCGCCCGCGGTGCCACCACCAGCTTCATCGAGCGCGGCCTCGGCGACGTGCTGCTGGCCTGGGAGAACGAAGCCCTGCTGGTACTGGGTCAGCCCGGCAACAGCGACAAGTTCGAGCTGGTGGTGCCGTCGGTCTCCATCCTGGCCGAGCCGCCGGTGGCGGTGGTGGACAAAGTGGCCAAGAAGCACGGCACCGAGGCGGTGGCCAAGGCTTACCTCGATTACCTCTACTCCGACGAGGGGCAGCGCATCATCGCCAAATATCACTATCGCCCCAGCAACCCGGCGATCCTGAAGGAGACCGCGGCCCAGTTCCCGCAACTGGCGCTGTTCACCGTCAAGGATCTGGAAGGGGATTGGGACAAGGCGCAGAAGAAGCACTTCGCCCAGGGGGCCCTGTTTGACCAGATCTACCAGCCGGGTCGCTAA
- a CDS encoding DUF1294 domain-containing protein — MIWLALLPLLWTAWLGLADANWWPLAIVTTMSLLTVLAYAHDKRQAIRGGWRIPESRLHLLELFGGWPGALVARHWLRHKTQKGSYRRVFWFIVLLHLTLWGLWLGRPLWQTI, encoded by the coding sequence GTGATCTGGCTCGCCCTGCTTCCCCTGCTGTGGACCGCCTGGCTCGGCCTGGCCGATGCCAACTGGTGGCCGCTCGCCATCGTCACCACCATGAGCCTGCTGACGGTGCTGGCCTACGCCCACGACAAGCGCCAGGCCATTCGCGGTGGCTGGCGCATCCCCGAATCCCGGCTCCACCTGCTGGAGCTGTTCGGCGGCTGGCCAGGTGCCCTGGTGGCCCGCCACTGGTTGCGTCACAAGACCCAGAAGGGGAGCTATCGCAGGGTGTTCTGGTTCATCGTGCTGCTGCACCTCACCCTGTGGGGGCTCTGGCTCGGCCGCCCGCTCTGGCAGACGATCTGA